A stretch of the Ensifer sp. PDNC004 genome encodes the following:
- a CDS encoding winged helix-turn-helix domain-containing protein, with translation MTIRLSNSDARRIFLAKQGLSGAPNRALGKEGLLKLIHDIGFVQVDSIATVERAHHQILFSRNQTYRREHLTALLEDDRDLFEHWTHDASIIPSSFFRYWKHRFKWEGETIVERWKAWRGEGFEKGCDDTYQRIAEGGPVLARDLKEAEHQSGGWWNWHPSKTALEVLWRTGKLAIARRENFQKVYDLTERVIPPHHNEGDVSHPEFIDWACRSALERLGFATHGEIAAFWDLVSPEEAKTWVAEHRDELVEVQIEAIDGGRPRVSYAFAGFPEALGDIPEPPGRVRVLSPFDPLLRDRNRTERLFGFFYRIEIFVPEAKREYGYYVFPLIEGDRLIGRIDMKADRKRGSLDVRRLWLEKGVRASAGRLERIDAELDRVARFAGVERVERLDGWNASL, from the coding sequence ATGACGATTCGCCTTTCCAACAGCGACGCCCGTCGCATCTTCCTCGCCAAGCAGGGCCTTTCAGGCGCGCCCAACCGCGCGCTCGGCAAGGAGGGCCTGCTGAAGCTCATCCACGACATCGGCTTCGTGCAGGTCGACAGCATCGCCACGGTGGAGCGTGCTCACCACCAGATCCTGTTTTCCCGCAACCAGACCTATCGTCGGGAACATCTGACGGCGCTTCTGGAGGACGATCGCGACCTCTTCGAGCATTGGACCCACGATGCCTCGATCATTCCCAGCAGCTTCTTCCGCTATTGGAAGCATCGCTTCAAGTGGGAAGGCGAGACGATCGTCGAGCGCTGGAAGGCGTGGCGAGGCGAGGGTTTCGAGAAAGGCTGCGACGACACCTATCAGCGGATTGCCGAAGGCGGCCCGGTGCTTGCCCGCGATCTGAAGGAAGCCGAGCACCAATCCGGTGGCTGGTGGAACTGGCATCCGTCGAAGACGGCGCTGGAAGTGCTGTGGCGCACAGGCAAGCTTGCGATCGCGCGGCGCGAGAATTTCCAGAAGGTCTACGATCTCACGGAAAGAGTGATCCCGCCGCACCACAACGAGGGTGACGTCAGCCATCCGGAATTCATCGACTGGGCCTGCCGCAGCGCGTTGGAGCGTCTCGGCTTTGCCACCCATGGCGAGATCGCCGCCTTTTGGGATCTGGTATCGCCCGAGGAGGCGAAGACCTGGGTGGCCGAACATCGCGACGAACTCGTGGAAGTGCAGATCGAAGCGATCGATGGCGGACGTCCGCGTGTCTCCTACGCCTTCGCCGGGTTTCCGGAAGCACTCGGGGATATCCCCGAGCCGCCCGGCCGGGTGCGCGTGCTCAGCCCCTTTGACCCCCTCTTGCGCGATCGCAATCGCACGGAACGGCTCTTCGGCTTCTTCTATCGCATCGAGATCTTCGTCCCCGAAGCCAAGCGCGAATATGGCTATTACGTCTTCCCGTTGATCGAGGGCGACCGGCTGATCGGCCGCATCGACATGAAGGCGGACCGCAAGCGCGGCAGCCTCGATGTCCGCAGGCTCTGGCTCGAAAAGGGCGTTCGCGCCTCGGCCGGACGCCTGGAGCGCATCGATGCCGAGCTCGATCGGGTTGCCCGCTTCGCTGGCGTCGAGCGCGTGGAACGGCTCGATGGCTGGAACGCGTCGCTATAG
- a CDS encoding energy-coupling factor transporter transmembrane protein EcfT, translating to MLTSLHIEGNSLLHRLPVRVKLIALVASSIGLFLSASLAVQAIAFVVAATLYLSVGLSPKEALKRVGFVFLTILFLAAVNLFYLSVSEVATLALRLMALVLFAAAVTATTTISAFMDEITILLSPLERLGWLKAADVSLALGLVLRFVPDIFARYQAIREAHRARGLPVRPLTIIGPLIILTLKDADTIAAAIDARGFRRQ from the coding sequence ATGCTGACGAGCCTGCATATCGAGGGCAACAGCCTGCTCCACCGGCTGCCGGTCAGGGTCAAGCTGATTGCACTCGTGGCGTCGAGCATCGGGCTTTTTCTGAGCGCCTCACTCGCGGTTCAGGCGATCGCCTTCGTCGTTGCCGCCACTCTCTATCTCTCCGTCGGTCTCTCGCCCAAGGAAGCGCTGAAGCGCGTCGGCTTCGTCTTCCTGACGATCCTCTTTCTGGCGGCTGTCAATCTCTTTTACCTCTCGGTTTCCGAGGTCGCGACTTTGGCCTTGCGGCTGATGGCGCTGGTTCTTTTCGCTGCCGCCGTCACGGCGACAACAACGATCAGCGCCTTCATGGACGAGATCACCATTCTCCTGAGCCCGCTCGAGCGGCTTGGCTGGCTGAAGGCGGCCGATGTCAGCCTGGCGCTCGGGCTGGTGCTGCGCTTCGTTCCCGATATCTTTGCGCGCTATCAGGCGATCCGCGAAGCCCATCGCGCCCGCGGACTGCCTGTCCGGCCGTTGACGATCATCGGGCCGCTCATCATCCTGACGCTGAAGGATGCCGATACGATTGCCGCGGCGATTGACGCGCGCGGATTTCGCCGTCAATAA
- a CDS encoding biotin transporter BioY, producing the protein MNTRDLVLIALFAAIVVVLGLIPPITLGFIPVPITAQSMGVMLAGCILGAKRGALAFLLFLLLVAIGLPVLSGGRGGLAVFAGPSGGFIIGWVIATFVTGLIAERAVREGQAETRQFVGFFLASVLGGIVVLYAIGMPWVSAVTGTPLMTVAAGSLAFIPGDLLKAAIATLAARAVYAGYPLLPARA; encoded by the coding sequence ATGAATACCAGAGATCTCGTGCTCATCGCCCTCTTCGCCGCGATCGTCGTCGTGCTCGGCCTCATCCCGCCGATCACGCTCGGCTTCATTCCGGTCCCGATCACCGCGCAGTCCATGGGCGTCATGCTGGCCGGCTGCATCCTCGGCGCCAAGCGCGGCGCGCTCGCCTTCCTGCTGTTCCTGCTGCTGGTCGCCATTGGCCTGCCGGTGCTTTCGGGCGGCCGCGGCGGCCTTGCAGTCTTTGCCGGCCCGTCGGGCGGCTTCATCATCGGCTGGGTTATCGCCACCTTCGTCACCGGCCTGATCGCCGAGCGCGCCGTGCGTGAAGGCCAGGCAGAAACGCGCCAGTTCGTCGGTTTCTTCCTTGCCTCCGTCCTCGGCGGTATCGTTGTGCTCTACGCGATCGGCATGCCCTGGGTTTCCGCCGTCACCGGCACCCCGCTCATGACCGTTGCTGCCGGCTCGCTCGCCTTCATTCCGGGTGACCTGTTGAAGGCTGCGATCGCGACGCTTGCCGCACGCGCCGTCTACGCCGGCTATCCGCTGCTGCCGGCCCGCGCCTGA
- a CDS encoding thioesterase family protein, whose product MDGRELENVTEIRIPFRDIDMHGHMHNAAYYAHAEAALSSLWRHRPHVVNEPSYLVRRSACVYHRGLRYDEPARLTVNVAKVGGSSISFVVKVEARGQLAAEVEVVWVAVDPQRHTPLPLPSATREWLAAYSV is encoded by the coding sequence ATGGACGGCAGGGAGCTGGAGAACGTCACGGAAATCCGCATTCCGTTTCGCGATATAGACATGCACGGCCACATGCACAATGCCGCCTATTATGCCCATGCGGAGGCGGCACTTTCCAGCCTCTGGCGCCACCGTCCGCATGTGGTGAACGAGCCGAGCTATCTCGTCCGTCGTTCGGCCTGCGTCTATCACCGTGGCCTGCGTTACGACGAGCCGGCCCGTCTTACCGTCAACGTGGCGAAGGTCGGCGGCAGCTCGATCAGCTTTGTCGTCAAGGTCGAAGCGCGCGGCCAGCTCGCGGCCGAAGTCGAGGTCGTCTGGGTCGCAGTCGATCCGCAGCGCCACACGCCGCTGCCGCTGCCTTCAGCGACGCGCGAATGGCTGGCGGCCTATTCGGTCTAG
- the tldD gene encoding metalloprotease TldD, with amino-acid sequence MNTDLMSLFDADEATVRKVLSETLAGADDGELFLEHAQAEVLSFDNGRLKGGSFNTDQGFGLRAVAGEAVGYAHSGELSLSALRRASDAVAQVTRGYAGSYAAAPQRTNKKLYGDENPIGAPSFEAKVALLQEIDAYLRAKDPKVRQVTATIAASWQVVDILRADGHRVHDVRPMTRINISVVTGDGDRQESGSFGTGGRRGFGDFVTEENWKMGADEALRQALVNLEAIDAPAGTMDVVLASGWPGVMLHEAVGHGLEGDFNRKKTSAFAGLLGEQVAAKGVTVVDDGTIEARRGSISIDDEGTPSGYNVLIEDGKLVGYMQDRQNARLMRMQPTGNGRRQGYAHVPMPRMTNTYMLSGDRTPEEIIASVKKGIYAVSFGGGQVDITSGKFVFGCTEAYLIENGKIGAPVKGAMLIGNGPDAMKRVTMVGNDTKLDTGIGNCGKAGQWVPVGVGQPHLRMDQITVGGTQA; translated from the coding sequence ATGAACACCGATCTGATGAGCCTCTTCGATGCCGACGAGGCAACGGTCCGCAAGGTTCTCTCGGAAACGCTCGCCGGTGCCGACGACGGCGAACTGTTCCTCGAACATGCCCAGGCAGAGGTGCTGTCCTTCGACAATGGCCGGCTCAAGGGCGGCAGCTTCAACACCGACCAGGGCTTCGGCCTTCGCGCCGTTGCCGGCGAAGCGGTCGGTTATGCCCATTCCGGCGAGCTTTCCCTGTCGGCACTGCGCCGCGCCTCCGACGCGGTGGCGCAGGTGACGCGCGGCTATGCCGGCTCCTACGCCGCAGCCCCGCAGCGCACCAACAAGAAGCTTTATGGCGACGAAAACCCGATCGGCGCGCCCAGCTTCGAGGCGAAGGTCGCGCTGCTTCAGGAAATCGACGCCTATCTGCGCGCCAAGGACCCCAAGGTCCGCCAGGTGACGGCGACCATCGCGGCAAGCTGGCAGGTCGTCGATATCCTGCGCGCCGACGGTCATCGTGTCCACGATGTCAGGCCGATGACGCGCATCAACATCTCCGTCGTGACCGGCGATGGCGACCGCCAGGAAAGCGGCTCCTTCGGCACCGGCGGGCGTCGCGGCTTCGGCGATTTCGTCACCGAGGAAAATTGGAAGATGGGCGCCGACGAGGCGCTGCGCCAGGCGCTCGTCAATCTCGAAGCGATCGACGCGCCGGCCGGCACTATGGATGTGGTGCTTGCCTCCGGCTGGCCGGGCGTCATGCTTCACGAGGCCGTCGGCCATGGTCTTGAAGGCGACTTCAACCGCAAGAAGACTTCGGCGTTTGCCGGCCTTCTGGGCGAGCAGGTGGCTGCCAAGGGCGTCACCGTCGTCGACGACGGCACGATCGAGGCGCGCCGCGGCTCGATCTCGATCGACGACGAGGGCACGCCGTCCGGCTACAACGTGCTGATCGAGGACGGCAAGCTCGTCGGCTACATGCAGGACCGGCAGAACGCCCGGCTGATGCGCATGCAACCCACCGGCAACGGCCGTCGCCAGGGTTATGCCCATGTGCCGATGCCGCGCATGACCAATACCTACATGCTCTCGGGCGACAGGACGCCGGAGGAAATCATCGCCTCGGTGAAGAAGGGCATCTATGCCGTCTCCTTCGGCGGCGGCCAGGTGGACATCACGTCAGGCAAGTTCGTCTTCGGCTGCACTGAGGCCTACCTGATCGAAAACGGCAAGATCGGCGCGCCGGTCAAGGGCGCCATGCTGATCGGCAACGGTCCGGACGCGATGAAGCGGGTGACCATGGTCGGCAACGACACCAAGCTCGATACCGGCATCGGCAATTGCGGCAAGGCCGGCCAATGGGTGCCGGTCGGCGTCGGCCAGCCGCATCTGCGCATGGACCAGATCACGGTGGGCGGCACGCAGGCGTAA
- a CDS encoding class I adenylate-forming enzyme family protein encodes MPFAAAIHRHAEDHPHAPAFQIEGRVFTFGDLTRIAGALTERFGDLVGIAERRSVLGDRSRLIALETGNHPLFAAAFLAATSGGNCVALIDPHLPEATRQTMHDRLSPDLIVRADGANLSLHAPASGKTRTFRETDGNERKLLAVGEDSEPFLIVFTSGTTGTPKAIIRDRGSWRRSLATGEPFFGIGRATRTFAPGPLAHGLTLYALAETLVAGAEFIGATHFEASRAMSVIEAKAVQRLALVPTVLRRLCAAAAGRPQRSVKQITVAGAKLTENDRETAALAFPQADIIEYYGASELGFISVATKGDTASATAVGRAFPGVTLSIRDDKGDELPTGETGTIFVDSALISDGYVGGADGAGFRRLGSLATVGDVGFLDECGSLHLLGRAGGMVLSGGNNIYPQEVEAVLVADAGVHSALALGLDHPDLGSELVAVIEPEGGMFDREALDRHLAAQLPRYKHPRRIWLCLNMPMTQSGKVAVGTLRQWIADGNDALDLIE; translated from the coding sequence ATGCCGTTTGCCGCCGCGATCCATCGCCACGCGGAAGACCATCCGCATGCCCCGGCCTTCCAAATCGAGGGCCGGGTTTTCACTTTTGGTGACCTCACACGCATCGCCGGCGCACTTACCGAACGTTTCGGAGACTTGGTTGGGATTGCCGAACGACGCAGCGTGCTCGGCGACCGCTCTCGCCTGATCGCACTGGAGACGGGCAATCATCCGCTCTTCGCCGCTGCCTTCCTTGCCGCCACCAGCGGCGGCAACTGCGTCGCGCTGATCGATCCGCATCTGCCGGAGGCGACGCGCCAGACGATGCACGATCGCCTTTCGCCCGATCTCATTGTCAGGGCCGATGGCGCCAACCTCTCGCTCCATGCGCCCGCAAGCGGCAAAACGCGAACCTTCCGCGAGACCGATGGCAACGAGCGAAAGCTGCTCGCAGTCGGCGAAGACAGCGAGCCGTTCCTCATCGTCTTCACCTCGGGCACGACGGGCACGCCGAAAGCCATCATCCGCGATCGCGGCTCGTGGCGCAGAAGCTTGGCCACAGGCGAGCCCTTCTTCGGCATCGGCCGCGCCACCCGCACCTTTGCCCCCGGTCCGCTCGCGCACGGGCTGACGCTTTATGCGCTTGCAGAAACCCTCGTCGCCGGCGCCGAATTCATCGGGGCCACACATTTCGAGGCATCCCGGGCAATGTCCGTTATCGAGGCGAAAGCGGTCCAGCGACTGGCGCTGGTGCCGACGGTGCTGCGGCGGCTCTGCGCGGCAGCCGCCGGCCGGCCGCAAAGGTCGGTCAAACAGATCACCGTCGCCGGCGCCAAGCTGACCGAAAACGATCGCGAAACCGCGGCGCTCGCATTTCCGCAAGCCGATATCATCGAATACTACGGCGCCTCTGAACTGGGCTTCATCAGCGTTGCGACCAAGGGCGACACCGCTTCGGCCACCGCCGTCGGCCGCGCCTTTCCCGGCGTCACGCTCAGCATTCGCGACGACAAGGGGGACGAGCTGCCGACCGGTGAGACGGGCACGATCTTCGTCGACAGCGCCCTCATCTCCGACGGTTATGTCGGCGGCGCCGACGGCGCCGGGTTCCGTCGCCTTGGGTCGCTGGCGACGGTCGGCGATGTCGGCTTCCTCGATGAATGCGGCTCCCTGCATCTTCTCGGCCGCGCTGGTGGCATGGTGCTTTCGGGCGGCAACAACATCTACCCGCAGGAAGTGGAAGCGGTCCTCGTCGCCGATGCCGGCGTTCACTCGGCACTCGCGCTTGGCCTCGATCACCCGGATCTCGGCAGCGAACTGGTCGCCGTCATTGAGCCGGAAGGTGGTATGTTCGATCGGGAGGCGCTTGATCGTCATCTCGCCGCCCAGCTGCCGCGCTACAAGCATCCACGTCGCATCTGGCTCTGCCTGAATATGCCGATGACGCAGTCGGGCAAGGTAGCGGTAGGCACGCTCAGGCAATGGATCGCGGATGGAAACGATGCCCTCGACCTCATCGAATGA
- a CDS encoding D-alanyl-D-alanine carboxypeptidase family protein, whose amino-acid sequence MKTLRCLLLATFALALGTATAVAGSASLVLDARTGKVLSSENADVLNHPASLTKMMTVYMAFEALKSGKLSWDSKIKVSKAAAAKPPMRLGLKSGMTITVREAVLGMIVRSGNDAAAAMAEKLGGSEANFARMMTAKARQLGMSKTIFINASGLPASKQVTTAREMSTLAVALMRDFPREYRLFATESFNFRGRKVRGHNNLMYRYDGMDGIKTGYTNASGFNLVSAVKDGNRRVVGVVLGGKTARSRDAKMAALLDRHVGKAAKGGRQLVASTRGGKTVEAPVEVAAVATSEVPMPYAAPQRAKQDSVAALIAATSTTAIPAERPTEVAEIETTAAVPAASGGWQIQISAAPSAEAARMLLAQARSEAGAPLAGATPYTEAVGKGAKAIYRARFVGFSSKDAAAAACDALKQRSYDCMMLPSRG is encoded by the coding sequence ATGAAAACTCTGCGCTGCCTCCTGCTGGCGACCTTCGCACTGGCGCTCGGGACGGCGACCGCCGTCGCCGGAAGCGCCTCGCTGGTTCTGGATGCGCGCACCGGTAAGGTCCTCTCGTCCGAAAACGCCGATGTCCTCAACCATCCGGCCTCCTTGACCAAGATGATGACGGTCTACATGGCCTTCGAGGCGCTGAAGAGCGGCAAGCTTTCCTGGGACAGCAAGATCAAGGTTTCGAAGGCGGCGGCCGCCAAGCCGCCGATGCGTCTCGGCCTCAAGTCCGGCATGACGATCACGGTGCGCGAGGCGGTCCTCGGCATGATCGTGCGCTCGGGCAACGATGCGGCGGCCGCCATGGCCGAGAAGCTCGGCGGCTCCGAGGCGAATTTCGCCCGGATGATGACCGCCAAGGCGCGGCAGCTTGGCATGAGCAAGACCATCTTCATCAATGCTTCCGGCCTGCCGGCCAGCAAGCAGGTGACGACTGCGCGTGAAATGTCGACGCTTGCCGTGGCGCTGATGCGCGACTTCCCCAGGGAGTACCGGCTGTTTGCGACCGAGAGCTTCAACTTCCGCGGCCGCAAGGTGCGGGGTCACAACAACCTGATGTATCGCTACGACGGCATGGACGGCATCAAGACCGGCTACACCAACGCCTCCGGCTTCAACCTGGTCAGCGCCGTCAAGGACGGCAATCGCCGGGTGGTCGGCGTCGTGCTCGGCGGCAAGACGGCGCGCAGCCGCGACGCCAAGATGGCGGCCCTTCTCGATCGTCACGTTGGCAAGGCGGCCAAGGGTGGACGGCAGCTCGTGGCGTCGACGCGCGGCGGCAAGACGGTAGAAGCCCCCGTCGAAGTGGCCGCGGTCGCAACATCCGAGGTTCCGATGCCCTATGCCGCACCGCAGCGGGCCAAGCAGGATTCGGTTGCTGCCCTGATTGCGGCAACGTCGACGACCGCGATCCCCGCGGAACGCCCGACCGAGGTTGCCGAGATCGAAACGACCGCTGCGGTTCCGGCTGCATCAGGCGGCTGGCAGATCCAGATTTCGGCCGCACCTTCGGCCGAGGCTGCGCGCATGCTGCTGGCGCAGGCGCGCTCGGAGGCCGGTGCGCCGCTCGCAGGCGCCACGCCCTATACGGAAGCCGTCGGTAAGGGTGCCAAGGCGATCTACCGCGCCCGCTTCGTCGGCTTTTCGAGCAAGGATGCGGCCGCGGCCGCCTGTGACGCGCTCAAGCAGCGCTCCTACGACTGCATGATGCTGCCGTCGCGCGGCTGA
- a CDS encoding GNAT family N-acetyltransferase, translating to MQVAERILSFARLEPGVFIECLLMTIDVRDATLDDVAGCHRCLDEVAQEGRWLSRLSAPPFDGFAAYMTDLYRARAPQIVAVDDHVVGWCDIRLDASPVRAHVGTLGMGLLATYRGKGIGGRLLRLAMQRARERGLERIELSVLHDNVAARALYAQFGFQIEGRRISDWKHDGVYQDSILMAFAFN from the coding sequence ATGCAGGTGGCCGAGCGGATATTATCCTTTGCCCGGCTTGAGCCGGGCGTTTTCATCGAGTGCCTTTTGATGACGATCGATGTTCGTGACGCGACGCTCGACGATGTCGCCGGCTGTCACCGCTGCCTTGACGAGGTCGCCCAGGAAGGCCGCTGGCTTTCACGGCTGAGCGCTCCACCCTTCGACGGCTTTGCCGCATACATGACCGACCTGTATCGCGCCCGGGCGCCCCAGATCGTTGCGGTCGACGATCACGTCGTCGGCTGGTGCGATATCCGGCTGGATGCTTCGCCCGTTCGCGCGCATGTCGGCACCTTGGGCATGGGGCTCCTCGCCACATATCGCGGCAAGGGAATCGGCGGCCGGCTTCTGCGACTGGCGATGCAGCGCGCCCGCGAACGGGGGCTGGAACGCATCGAGCTCTCCGTTCTTCATGACAATGTTGCGGCCCGGGCGCTTTATGCGCAGTTCGGCTTCCAAATCGAAGGCCGCCGCATCAGCGACTGGAAACACGACGGCGTTTACCAGGACAGCATTCTCATGGCTTTTGCCTTCAATTGA
- a CDS encoding thiolase family protein: MPSTSSNDPARIPVIIAALRTPIGRVNGTLRDIEPSQLAAPLISRILRDTGARTSEIDDVILGNAANSAGNLARLAALEAGLPVSTPGVTVDRQCGSGLEAITLAARMIQAGAGRFYLAGGTESASRAHIRLRPPLERGGELAPVKRARMAPDEIGDPDMGMAAENVATACGISRERQDAFALQSHRRAVEANLAGRFSREIVAIDTVAGPVSRDECPRANASMATLQRLKPVFVEGGTVTAGNACPINDGAAVVLVTSLAEARRLGIPFALEFVDAATAGVDPNLLGLGPVPAMQKLKARQPTLDPAKVDFMEFNEAFASQVLGSLDQLDIAADRVNLDGGAIALGHPYGASGAILTVRLFSQMLASPEGTEGLAMMGVGGGMGIIALFRSVHPV, translated from the coding sequence ATGCCCTCGACCTCATCGAATGACCCGGCACGCATACCTGTCATCATCGCCGCGCTCCGCACGCCTATCGGCCGCGTCAACGGCACGCTTCGCGATATCGAACCGTCGCAACTGGCGGCACCGCTGATTTCCCGCATTCTCCGCGATACCGGTGCAAGGACGAGCGAGATCGACGACGTCATTCTCGGCAATGCCGCCAACAGCGCCGGCAATCTCGCCCGGCTCGCCGCTCTCGAAGCCGGTCTGCCGGTCTCGACACCGGGCGTCACCGTCGACCGCCAATGCGGTTCCGGGCTGGAGGCGATTACCCTTGCGGCTCGGATGATCCAGGCGGGTGCCGGTCGGTTCTATCTGGCCGGCGGCACCGAGAGCGCCAGCCGCGCGCATATCCGCCTGAGGCCGCCGCTGGAGCGCGGCGGCGAGCTCGCGCCGGTCAAGCGTGCCCGCATGGCCCCGGACGAGATCGGCGACCCGGACATGGGCATGGCCGCCGAAAACGTCGCGACCGCCTGCGGGATCTCTCGTGAACGGCAGGACGCCTTTGCGCTTCAAAGCCATCGCCGCGCCGTCGAGGCCAATCTTGCCGGCCGGTTTTCCCGCGAAATCGTGGCGATCGACACGGTGGCAGGCCCTGTGTCGCGCGACGAGTGCCCGCGCGCCAATGCCTCGATGGCAACGCTGCAGAGGCTGAAACCGGTCTTCGTCGAGGGTGGCACGGTAACGGCCGGCAATGCCTGCCCGATCAACGACGGCGCAGCTGTGGTCCTGGTGACGAGCCTTGCCGAAGCGCGACGGCTTGGCATTCCGTTCGCGCTCGAATTTGTCGATGCCGCGACAGCGGGCGTCGATCCCAACCTGCTCGGCCTCGGCCCGGTTCCGGCGATGCAGAAGCTGAAAGCCCGACAACCGACGCTGGATCCGGCAAAGGTCGACTTCATGGAATTCAACGAGGCCTTCGCCTCGCAGGTGCTCGGCAGTCTCGACCAGCTCGATATCGCCGCGGATAGGGTCAATCTCGACGGCGGCGCCATCGCGCTCGGCCATCCCTATGGCGCCTCCGGGGCGATCCTCACGGTTCGGCTCTTCTCGCAGATGCTGGCATCGCCGGAAGGCACGGAAGGGCTGGCGATGATGGGTGTTGGCGGCGGCATGGGCATCATCGCGCTGTTTCGTTCGGTCCACCCGGTTTAA
- a CDS encoding energy-coupling factor ABC transporter ATP-binding protein, whose amino-acid sequence MDIRFTDCAVRFGERVALHPLTLTLNEKRIGIIGLNGSGKTTFARLINGLVKPSSGGVTVNGLDTVKDDRAVLSEAGFIFQNPHNQLIMPVVAEDIAFGLKNRGFSRDEIDRRMQAALSRFGIEHLARRRVHELSGGETQLVAMASVVVTDPKILILDEPTNQLDLKNRRRVATAIDDLPEDTVVITHDLGLVETVERLLLFHEGRLAFDGNPQEAIRHYHEIAGC is encoded by the coding sequence ATGGACATCCGCTTTACCGATTGCGCGGTCCGCTTCGGCGAGCGGGTGGCTTTGCACCCCCTGACGCTCACGCTCAACGAAAAACGCATCGGCATTATCGGCCTCAACGGCTCCGGCAAGACGACCTTCGCGCGCCTGATCAACGGCCTGGTGAAGCCCTCCTCCGGCGGCGTCACGGTCAACGGGCTCGACACGGTCAAAGACGATCGCGCCGTGCTTTCCGAAGCCGGCTTCATCTTCCAGAATCCGCACAACCAGCTGATCATGCCTGTTGTTGCCGAGGACATCGCCTTCGGGCTGAAGAACCGTGGGTTTTCGCGCGACGAGATCGATCGCCGGATGCAGGCGGCACTTTCGCGCTTCGGCATAGAACACCTGGCAAGGCGGCGCGTGCATGAGCTTTCGGGCGGAGAAACACAGCTCGTCGCCATGGCGAGCGTCGTCGTTACCGATCCGAAGATCCTGATCCTTGACGAGCCGACGAACCAGCTCGACCTGAAGAACCGGCGCCGTGTCGCCACGGCGATCGATGACCTGCCGGAGGATACGGTGGTGATCACCCATGATCTCGGGCTCGTCGAGACTGTCGAACGGCTGCTGCTCTTCCATGAGGGCCGACTTGCCTTCGACGGCAACCCGCAAGAGGCGATCCGCCACTATCACGAGATCGCCGGATGCTGA
- a CDS encoding polysaccharide deacetylase family protein translates to MNALPVQQGLTPSPLTFQACRPCGERLGQILGATIKGIIRTIVRRAAIAGGLEVAGGLSRAGLMAGARGQGAVFTLHHVRPKLARAFDPNAHLEITPEFLDVALRTLKRGGYRFVPLEHLPQALAAKGEPVACFTLDDGYSNNLEHALPVFERHQAPFTVFVAGGFVDRTHTLWWETLADMLETNETLHFDFGGGVETLQASTTAERQAVFNRIAAFIHGHNEATAIASLNAAARDRGIDPLAITEKLTLDEAGLRRLIESPLASLGAHTISHRAIARLSDAEAKREIEGSLRRVEAITGRRPQTFAYPYGDAPAVSVRDHRIVADLGLTLAVTTQPGTLTVRTQSSPYALPRISLNGHFQRARYVSALASGIPFRLAAG, encoded by the coding sequence ATGAACGCTCTCCCCGTTCAACAAGGTTTAACGCCCTCGCCGTTAACTTTCCAGGCTTGCAGGCCGTGCGGGGAGCGCTTGGGCCAGATTTTGGGGGCGACCATCAAGGGCATCATCAGGACAATTGTTCGCCGCGCCGCAATTGCCGGCGGGCTGGAAGTCGCCGGGGGCCTGAGCCGCGCCGGGCTGATGGCCGGCGCGCGCGGGCAGGGGGCGGTCTTTACGCTGCACCATGTCCGGCCGAAGCTTGCCCGTGCCTTCGATCCCAACGCCCATCTGGAGATCACGCCGGAATTTCTCGATGTCGCGCTGCGGACGCTGAAGCGCGGCGGCTATCGCTTTGTCCCGCTCGAACACTTGCCGCAGGCCTTGGCCGCCAAGGGCGAACCGGTGGCCTGCTTTACCCTCGACGACGGTTACAGCAACAATCTCGAGCACGCGTTGCCGGTCTTCGAGCGCCACCAGGCGCCGTTCACGGTGTTCGTTGCCGGCGGTTTCGTCGACCGCACCCATACGCTTTGGTGGGAAACGCTCGCCGATATGCTCGAAACGAACGAGACGCTACACTTTGACTTCGGCGGCGGTGTAGAAACACTGCAGGCGTCGACAACGGCCGAAAGACAGGCCGTTTTCAATCGTATCGCGGCGTTCATTCACGGCCATAACGAGGCAACGGCGATCGCTTCCTTGAACGCTGCCGCTCGTGACCGCGGCATCGATCCCCTGGCGATCACCGAAAAGCTGACACTGGACGAGGCCGGGTTACGGCGCCTGATCGAAAGTCCTCTGGCGAGCCTCGGCGCCCACACGATCAGCCACCGCGCGATCGCGCGCCTGTCGGATGCCGAGGCGAAGCGAGAGATCGAGGGATCGCTGCGGCGCGTCGAGGCGATTACCGGTCGGCGACCCCAGACCTTTGCCTATCCCTATGGCGACGCGCCGGCGGTATCCGTACGCGACCATCGCATCGTCGCCGATCTGGGTCTTACCTTGGCCGTCACCACCCAACCCGGAACGCTCACGGTGCGGACGCAATCCAGCCCTTATGCGCTGCCGCGCATTTCGCTGAACGGCCATTTCCAGCGCGCCCGCTATGTCTCGGCGCTGGCATCCGGCATCCCTTTCCGCCTGGCGGCCGGGTAG